In Treponema vincentii, a single window of DNA contains:
- a CDS encoding class I SAM-dependent methyltransferase — MVEHKAWDWEKIETDIWYRPAEIAYYLAERWKQKGYSHFLDLGCGLGRHSLFFARKGFTVHSIDLSESAVEGLRATAVEQNLPITAQCGDMSALPYQDDAFDCLLAYHVISHTDTAGIKKILSEIRRVVKNGGEVYLTLCSKNAWSYKEAGFPVVDENTVIKVEDGPENGIPHFFTDAETIPALLQDIHIISMQHTQDVIVNGKPYGSWHFFILGENRKPRF, encoded by the coding sequence ATGGTAGAACATAAAGCATGGGATTGGGAGAAAATAGAAACGGATATATGGTACCGGCCAGCGGAAATTGCGTATTATTTGGCGGAGCGATGGAAGCAAAAGGGGTATTCGCATTTTCTTGATCTCGGTTGCGGATTGGGGCGGCATTCGCTGTTTTTTGCAAGAAAAGGTTTTACCGTTCATTCAATCGATTTATCGGAGAGTGCTGTTGAGGGGCTGCGTGCAACCGCTGTGGAACAAAATTTACCGATTACCGCTCAATGCGGCGATATGAGCGCGCTGCCGTATCAGGATGATGCGTTCGATTGTCTCCTTGCGTACCATGTGATTTCTCATACGGATACTGCCGGTATTAAAAAAATACTTTCTGAAATAAGACGGGTCGTAAAAAACGGCGGCGAAGTGTATCTTACGCTCTGCTCAAAAAATGCGTGGAGCTATAAGGAGGCAGGATTTCCCGTCGTTGATGAAAATACCGTCATTAAAGTTGAAGATGGGCCGGAAAACGGTATTCCCCACTTTTTTACCGATGCGGAAACCATTCCGGCGCTTTTGCAGGACATACATATTATCAGTATGCAGCATACGCAAGATGTTATCGTTAATGGGAAGCCCTACGGTTCTTGGCATTTCTTTATATTGGGTGAAAACCGGAAACCTCGTTTTTAG
- a CDS encoding ABC transporter substrate-binding protein, producing MKRITGIVCATALIACVIISGCKASETAEKGKYTPKGTYPIVTEPITVNIMVAQPPCVEDFNTNEFSKFMEEKTGVKVNWIMVPEQAAAEKLPLTLAGGDLPDAFLGMGIGFKEETTYGTEEKLFMPLNKYYSDGTLPNLTKALEDFPGAMGFMTMTDGNIYSLPRLEVCYHCTNAAKMFVYKPFLDKLGLKVPETIDEFYDTLVAIRDNDPNGNGKKDEIPLAGSIIGWNDQVERFIINSFIYCDLDTNISAGAEGNVGYLLNDKKIDTAVNKPAYREALQFINKLYKEGLIYNGSFTQDSSQLTQLVESSAQPVVGFVAGGWRGQFSSLSGERFLHFQAIAPLQGLHGVREAVNFLSVPGTGALVLSSKTPHAEAILRYFDYMYSTEGTLKQKYGNEGDAWAWAAEGDVGLDGQKAIWKQLKPWNDKDPQNVTFIQGQTIAEISSFRLGQAVDLSGDYYAPKNLEKVLYDETHNLYKPYADVNKEVPPLKYTAEEIEKFSTVKQELANYIRQSAVKFMVGTMDINSDTEWDNYLKNLDKLQLSAVLENMQGAYNRQYK from the coding sequence ATGAAAAGGATCACCGGTATTGTGTGCGCTACGGCGCTTATTGCATGCGTTATCATCAGCGGATGCAAAGCATCGGAAACTGCGGAAAAAGGGAAGTACACGCCTAAAGGAACGTACCCCATCGTTACCGAGCCTATTACCGTGAATATCATGGTAGCTCAGCCGCCTTGTGTTGAAGATTTTAACACAAATGAATTTTCTAAATTTATGGAAGAGAAAACCGGCGTTAAAGTAAATTGGATTATGGTGCCGGAGCAAGCAGCGGCGGAGAAATTACCGCTCACCCTTGCAGGCGGCGATTTGCCTGACGCTTTCTTAGGTATGGGGATCGGTTTTAAAGAAGAAACAACCTACGGTACCGAAGAAAAATTATTTATGCCGCTTAATAAATACTATTCTGACGGTACGTTGCCCAATTTAACTAAGGCTTTAGAAGATTTTCCGGGAGCAATGGGCTTTATGACCATGACCGACGGCAATATCTACTCGCTGCCTCGTCTGGAAGTCTGCTATCATTGTACGAATGCCGCGAAGATGTTTGTGTACAAGCCATTCCTCGATAAACTCGGTTTGAAAGTACCGGAAACCATCGATGAGTTCTATGACACGCTCGTTGCCATCCGCGATAACGATCCCAACGGTAACGGTAAAAAAGATGAAATACCGCTTGCCGGTTCCATTATCGGCTGGAATGATCAGGTTGAACGATTTATCATCAACTCGTTTATCTACTGTGATCTTGATACCAATATTTCTGCGGGGGCGGAAGGTAATGTCGGGTATTTGTTAAACGATAAAAAAATCGATACTGCGGTAAATAAACCCGCATATCGTGAAGCCTTACAATTTATCAATAAGCTCTATAAAGAAGGCCTGATTTATAACGGTTCCTTTACACAGGATTCAAGTCAGCTGACACAGTTAGTTGAAAGTTCCGCACAGCCGGTAGTCGGCTTTGTCGCCGGCGGCTGGAGAGGCCAATTCTCATCATTAAGCGGAGAGCGTTTCCTGCACTTCCAAGCTATTGCACCGTTACAGGGACTGCACGGAGTACGCGAAGCCGTAAACTTCTTGTCCGTACCGGGAACCGGCGCCCTCGTTCTTTCGTCAAAAACACCCCATGCCGAGGCAATCCTCCGCTACTTTGATTACATGTACAGCACCGAAGGTACGCTTAAGCAGAAATACGGTAATGAAGGTGATGCATGGGCATGGGCAGCCGAAGGAGATGTCGGCTTAGACGGTCAAAAAGCAATCTGGAAACAGCTGAAACCGTGGAACGACAAAGACCCGCAGAACGTAACCTTTATTCAAGGACAGACCATTGCCGAAATCTCATCCTTCCGACTCGGACAGGCTGTTGACCTCAGCGGCGACTACTATGCACCGAAAAACCTTGAGAAAGTTCTCTACGATGAAACTCATAATCTATATAAGCCCTATGCAGATGTCAACAAAGAAGTGCCGCCGTTAAAGTACACTGCAGAAGAAATTGAAAAATTCTCTACAGTGAAGCAAGAGCTTGCCAACTATATCCGCCAGAGCGCCGTTAAATTCATGGTCGGTACCATGGATATCAACAGCGATACGGAATGGGATAACTATCTAAAGAATTTGGATAAGCTCCAGCTGTCTGCAGTTCTTGAGAATATGCAGGGGGCTTATAACCGACAGTACAAATAA
- a CDS encoding carbohydrate ABC transporter permease, translated as MVKTQYSIWKKQQSSKIRETPFDNLFNGINNVFLGLCFIIVLYPLLYIIACSLSDPKAVIEHRVTLFPVNFDLTAYKAVFANKDIGLGYLNSIIYVALGTFISVSLSMLLAYPLSRKEFYGRKFVTKFIMATMLFSGGLIPLYFVVKGIGLYNTRWALVLPNAVNVWNVIIARTFLQETITNELYDAAQIDGCSDLRFFFTVVLPLSGAIIAVLSLFYAVVLWNSYFDALVFLQDKKLYPLQIVLRNILIVNKTNPTMLSDVSAAVRVQGLAETVKYALIVVASLPLLVIYPFVQKYFVKGVMIGSVKG; from the coding sequence ATGGTAAAAACTCAGTATTCTATATGGAAGAAACAACAATCATCGAAAATTCGGGAAACGCCTTTTGACAATCTCTTTAACGGGATAAACAATGTCTTTTTGGGATTGTGTTTTATCATCGTTTTGTATCCGCTATTGTATATTATTGCCTGTTCTTTGAGCGATCCTAAGGCGGTGATTGAGCATCGGGTTACACTCTTTCCGGTCAATTTCGATTTAACGGCATACAAGGCGGTTTTTGCAAACAAGGATATCGGACTGGGATACCTCAACTCCATCATCTATGTGGCGCTCGGAACTTTTATCAGCGTGTCTCTTTCGATGCTGCTGGCGTATCCGCTTTCGCGCAAAGAGTTTTACGGAAGAAAATTCGTGACCAAGTTTATTATGGCGACGATGCTTTTTTCCGGCGGACTGATACCGCTGTATTTTGTCGTAAAAGGGATCGGACTTTACAATACCCGCTGGGCGCTTGTGCTCCCCAATGCGGTCAATGTGTGGAACGTTATCATCGCGCGCACATTTTTACAGGAAACCATCACCAATGAGCTGTATGACGCTGCGCAAATAGACGGATGTTCCGATCTGCGCTTCTTCTTTACGGTAGTGCTTCCGTTGTCGGGAGCTATTATCGCGGTGCTGTCGCTCTTCTATGCGGTGGTGCTTTGGAATAGCTATTTTGACGCCTTAGTGTTCTTGCAGGATAAAAAGCTCTATCCGCTGCAGATTGTGCTGCGCAATATTTTAATCGTGAATAAAACGAACCCGACCATGCTGTCGGATGTAAGCGCTGCCGTCCGTGTCCAGGGACTTGCGGAAACCGTTAAGTATGCACTCATCGTGGTAGCCAGCCTGCCGCTCTTGGTTATTTATCCGTTTGTACAAAAATATTTTGTAAAAGGCGTGATGATTGGCTCCGTAAAGGGCTAA